A single genomic interval of Acipenser ruthenus chromosome 28, fAciRut3.2 maternal haplotype, whole genome shotgun sequence harbors:
- the LOC117434508 gene encoding interferon-induced transmembrane protein 5-like translates to MDNATYTCPTNSIPLNPPSSTVINVRPTPPPPKDHLLWSICNTLYMNFCCLGFLALIYSVKTRDQNVLGNVKAAHLYSHKAKWYNILASGWNVIIPLLIIVLIVTGIVHLSNVKGSYDFFGEEGYDNFGKLFRK, encoded by the exons ATGGACAACGCCACTTATACATGTCCTACCAACTCCATTCCCTTGAATCCACCCAGTTCTACAGTGATCAATGTGAGACCCACTCCTCCTCCACCTAAAGACCATCTGCTGTGGTCTATCTGCAACACTCTCTACATGAACTTCTGCTGCCTTGGATTTCTGGCCCTTATCTACTCGGTGAAG ACTAGAGATCAGAATGTTCTTGGAAACGTCAAAGCTGCCCACCTCTATTCGCACAAGGCTAAGTGGTACAATATTCTGGCTTCTGGATGGAACGTCATTATTCCTCTTCTCATCATCGTGCTCATTGTCACTGGGATTGTCCACCTCTCCAACGTCAAGGGCTCTTATGACTTCTTCGGTGAGGAAGGCTATGATAACTTTGGAAAGCTCTTCCGGAAATAA
- the LOC117434722 gene encoding uncharacterized oxidoreductase YjmC-like, which yields MNRCLVLQSEVQSFIEKCMVAAGAKPSHAKSLADVLVEGDCRGHYSHGLNRMDMYVKDIQTGICSKDGEPVIEKESVATALVNGENVLGPVVGNFCMDLAIKKAKDVGIGWVVAKGSNHYGIAGYYAMQALKQDMIGMSYTNTSPLVVPTRARDCTLGTNPISVAAPANDGDSFVLDMATSAVALGKVELHHRSGDTIPEGWGCDSHGKPSTDPGKVLSGGGLLPIGGCEATGGYKGYGLGMMVEVFCGILAGSQYSKHIRTWKVTDRVANLGQCFVAINPENFTPGFKDRMSDLLTLHRDLEPAEPGTPVMVPGDPERINIKRCKELGGLSYHINVINHMNKVAKTLGVTPELPVDRPLA from the exons ATGAACAG GTGCCTTGTTCTCCAGTCCGAAGTCCAGAGCTTCATTGAGAAGTGCATGGTTGCCGCAGGAGCCAAGCCTTCACATGCTAAATCCCTGGCAGACGTTCTGGTAGAAGGGGACTGCAGAGGTCATTACAGCCATGGACTAAACCGAATGG ACATGTATGTAAAAGATATCCAGACAGGAATCTGTTCAAAAGATGGGGAGCCTGTTATTGAAAAGGAGTCGGTGGCCACAGCGCTGGTGAATGGTGAAAATGTTCTGGGGCCAGTGGTTGGGAACTTCTGCATGGATCTGGCGATTAAAAAGGCAAAGGATGTTGGCATAGGCTGGGTGGTAGCCAAGG GCTCAAACCACTATGGGATTGCTGGATATTATGCTATGCAAGCTCTAAAACAAGACATGATT ggTATGAGTTACACCAACACCTCACCATTGGTGGTTCCTACCAGAGCAAGAGAC tgcACTCTGGGGACCAATCCAATCAGTGTGGCGGCACCTGCTAACGATGGTGACAGCTTTGTACTGGACATGGCTACTTCCGCAGTGGCGTTGGGAAAG GTTGAACTGCATCACCGGAGTGGAGATACCATCCCCGAGGGCTGGGGCTGCGACTCCCACGGCAAGCCGAGCACCGATCCTGGGAAGGTGCTGAGTGGAGGGGGGCTGCTGCCCATTGGGGGCTGTGAGGCTACAG GTGGTTACAAGGGCTATGGTCTGGGCATGATGGTCGAGGTGTTCTGTGGCATACTGGCTGGCTCCCAATACAGCAAACACATCCGTACATGGAAGGTTACAGACAGAGTAGCAAATCTG GGCCAGTGCTTTGTTGCTATAAACCCTGAAAACTTTACTCCTGGATTCAAGGACAGAATGTCTGACCTGCTCACTTTGCACAGAGATTTGGAACCT GCTGAACCTGGGACCCCAGTGATGGTGCCAGGAGACCCAGAGAGAATAAACATAAAGAGATGCAAGGAACTGGGAGGACTGTCTTATCATATCAACGTCATCAACCACATG